One genomic region from Clostridium saccharobutylicum DSM 13864 encodes:
- a CDS encoding PBECR4 domain-containing protein — translation MDNLLEIIESDYAKFYGNEYIFYLKNNITINLKFKKENLPHLIGLHKLSECYSEIRQMEDKNDHTITPKNIFEILRAHNIDYDNLKSSSGWTTHLQNRMENFTYKKLDSILRKATMFGFIYEEGKTKNTKAKYVLIDKIQELFLQFYIGYDEKTKEYFPNSYVPNNEKDPNLSRDTLKIIRTEIYNETPSERVKIETIEHEKIRELTQLIKENLTSYNNKNNQMYNLIKEDKPNEDMLKEINSLIAEIIKSYKELAEYVNIDIFLNNKSNGKLKRFLESARIIPIS, via the coding sequence ATGGACAACCTGTTAGAGATAATAGAATCTGATTATGCGAAATTTTATGGGAATGAATACATTTTTTATTTGAAAAATAATATAACTATAAATTTAAAATTTAAAAAAGAAAATTTACCTCATTTAATTGGATTACATAAGTTAAGTGAATGTTATTCTGAAATAAGACAAATGGAAGATAAAAATGATCATACTATTACCCCTAAAAATATATTTGAAATTCTTAGAGCTCATAATATAGATTATGATAATTTAAAAAGCAGTTCAGGATGGACAACTCATTTGCAGAATAGAATGGAAAATTTCACTTATAAAAAACTTGATTCTATACTTAGAAAAGCGACTATGTTTGGGTTTATATATGAAGAAGGTAAAACAAAAAATACAAAAGCAAAATATGTTTTAATAGATAAAATTCAAGAATTATTTTTACAATTTTACATAGGTTACGATGAAAAAACAAAAGAATACTTTCCTAATTCATATGTACCTAATAATGAAAAAGATCCTAATTTAAGTAGAGATACATTGAAAATTATTAGAACTGAGATATATAATGAAACACCTTCAGAAAGAGTTAAAATTGAAACTATTGAGCATGAGAAAATAAGAGAACTTACTCAATTAATAAAAGAAAATTTAACATCGTATAATAATAAAAATAATCAGATGTATAATTTGATTAAAGAAGATAAACCTAATGAAGATATGCTTAAGGAAATTAATAGTTTAATTGCAGAGATCATTAAATCTTATAAAGAGTTAGCTGAATATGTTAATATAGATATTTTCTTGAATAATAAATCAAATGGTAAATTAAAAAGATTTTTGGAATCAGCAAGAATTATTCCAATAAGCTGA
- a CDS encoding SMEK domain-containing protein produces MFYKNQLAEEVTKYLSIIQAYVHMQNCKGLFDINKYCEDVFCGLLNIVCDLNLINLNRIDYNFPAVDLGDYNRRICFQVTSTNDISKIRYTVDKFIEKELNKDFDNLFIFILGNKKNYTADINTGENLVFDISKNVMDISDLAIAINDFKDDKINAVLGYLKSTVMLNFTDDYRDKELFNSFNNAIRNCIKLLRDSEYDFAFTPTPENLISEFQAIINEWCFPDKKFSMQILEDNKNIIINSMNEINSYLKSPIYFQYHPVDGFIMPKKDPERKLFNEMQNTTFNLRKIIIEAHNQMCELLIQ; encoded by the coding sequence ATGTTTTATAAAAACCAATTAGCAGAAGAGGTTACTAAATATTTAAGTATAATACAAGCTTATGTACATATGCAGAATTGTAAGGGATTATTTGATATTAATAAGTATTGTGAAGATGTATTTTGTGGCTTATTAAATATAGTCTGTGATTTAAATTTAATTAACTTAAATAGAATTGATTATAATTTTCCAGCTGTTGATTTAGGCGACTATAATAGACGAATTTGTTTTCAGGTTACATCAACAAATGATATTAGTAAGATTCGATACACTGTAGATAAATTTATAGAAAAAGAGCTAAATAAAGATTTCGATAATTTATTTATATTCATTTTAGGAAATAAGAAAAATTATACAGCGGATATAAATACAGGTGAAAACTTAGTTTTTGATATATCAAAAAATGTTATGGATATTTCTGATTTAGCAATTGCTATTAATGATTTTAAAGATGATAAAATTAATGCTGTTTTAGGATATTTAAAAAGCACTGTAATGTTGAATTTTACTGATGATTATAGAGATAAGGAATTATTTAATTCTTTTAATAATGCAATTAGGAATTGCATTAAGCTTTTGCGTGATTCTGAATATGATTTTGCTTTTACACCTACACCTGAAAATTTGATTAGTGAATTTCAAGCAATAATTAATGAATGGTGCTTTCCAGATAAAAAATTTTCAATGCAAATATTAGAAGACAATAAGAATATTATTATTAATTCTATGAACGAAATAAACAGTTATTTAAAATCGCCAATATATTTTCAGTATCATCCTGTTGATGGATTTATAATGCCTAAAAAAGACCCAGAAAGAAAACTATTTAATGAAATGCAAAATACTACATTTAATCTGAGAAAAATTATAATTGAAGCTCATAATCAAATGTGTGAACTATTAATACAATAA